GCTCCGCGCTCGTCTCCTTCTACGCCAGGACCCGCCTCCTGCGCGACGCCAGGcgggtgttcgacgaaatgccgcgCGGGGACACGGCCGTCAGCAACGCGCTGCTCTCGGCCTACGCCAGGGCCGGCCTCCTCGACGCCGCGGAGAAGCTGTTCGGGGAAATGCCGGACCGGAACGTGGTCTCCTGGACCGCGATGGTGTCCGGGTACGTGCAGAACGGCCGGCACGAGGAGGCCGTGGGGGCGTTCCTGGAGATGTGGGAGGGGGCAGGGGTGCAGCCGAATGAGCTGACGGTGAGCAGCGTGCTGCCCGCGTGCGCGGCTGTTGGGGCCATGGAGCTGGGGAGGAAGGTGGAGGAGTACGCGAGGGGCAAAGGCCACCTGGTGAATGTGTATGTGGCCAATGCACTGCTGGAGATGTATGCCAAGTGTGGCAGCATCCAGAGAGCTTGGCAGGTGTTTCAGGGGATCGGTCGTCGGCGAGATCTCTGttcttcgaactcaatgatcatgGCATTCGCCTTGCATGGCTCCTGGAGGGAAGCACTTGCCTTGTTCCATAAGTTGAGGGTGAGGATTTCTTCCTTGAATTGTAATTTACTCCTATGTGTTGGCACCAACGCAGCATCACTTCCTTGCAAAGTTATTATTTGGTACTAGATTTAGTGATTGTTGACATTGTAACCACATAGCAAATTACATTATTTTGATATGCCTTGCTCCTTTGTCACTGTGGAACGTGGAGCTTATTTTACTGTATTTAGATGACAGGGGCTAAACCAGATGGTATCACATTTGTTGGAGTCATTTTGGCTTGCACTCATGGAGGTTTGGTAGATGAAGGAAAGCTACTCTTCAACTCCATGGAGGCCGAATTTAGTCTTACTCCAAGAATTGAGCACTATGGTTGCATGGTTGATCTGCTTGGGCGTGCTGGTCTCCTGAATGAAGCCTACAGTATGATAGTAAGCATGCCAGTGGAGCCTGACGCCGTCATCTGGGGAGCCTTGCTCGGTGCCTGCAGCTTCCATGGAAACGTAGAACTAGCGGAAACAGCAGTAAACAAACTCATCTTTCTTGAGCCACAAAACACTGGAAATCTGGTGATCCTGTCAAACATATACGCGTCGTCTGGAAAATGGGACGGTGTTGCCCAGGTATGGAAGTTACTCAAGGAGAAAGACCACAAGAAATCAGCTGGGTACAGCTTCATAGAGCTAGATGGCAGGATGCACAAGTTCCTTGTTGAGGATAAGTCACATCCAAGATTTGTGGAGGTGTACAGCACCCTTGACAGTGTCACAATGCTCATGAAGCTTGTCGGACTAGAAAATGAGGAAGAAGCGGAACAGCTGTTTCTGTCACCTGTAGAGATCTAAATTCCTAGAGATGTGAAGAGACTGTGATCATAAAAGTGATCTGGGATTTCCTATGAACTGCTCTGATCTGATCTTCCGAGTCAAATTGATGTAGCAAGGGATTTTTCAAAAGGTGGCAACAGAAGGAATGCCAAATCAAGTCAGTGCGTAGCACCACCTGGGCATCGACTCTTCTCTTCTTGCTGCTATAAATCAAAATGGTCGTTCATGCTGTGCTTGCTATTAAGATGCACAGACCACCGAGAATTGCAGACGAAGCATATAATTCCAAGATACAGCCCAACAAGGTACGTTTATTCTTGAGCAGAGGCGGAGCCAATCCTCTGTTCCCTTTTGGAGCTTTGGCATCTGGCAAGTTATAGCTGCAACCTGCGACGACGCCGAGGTGAGTTTTCCCAAAAGAACATCATTGCCAGTTGCTCGGAAGGTGCTGTTGCGTAGTGGAGAGGAGGTTGACCTGCAGAGCCTGGACCTCTCGGGGTCACCGGCGGTAGCGCCACCAGTGATCTTGAGAACCAGACTATAGTCCCAACAAGGTACATCTCGTTTCATGAATGAGGCGATCCCTGTAATAACACGTTCCCTCCTGATGTGTTCGATTGCAGTTTATTACTCAATTTTGATTTATTATTGAGCTGGTAAAAGAAGTAGCAGATATAGAGAGTTTGTTTATAGCCCCCGTGCACATGCAGGATGTATCCATTATCTGGACTGGCCTTTTTTTTTTGTCAAGATCTATGTTGGAATCTTGGAAATTGTTTGCTCGTTTGGAGAACATAATAAAAATGGCTAGACAGGACTCGAAAAAAAATGGCTAGAATTTTCTTTGCCGCAACA
The genomic region above belongs to Triticum aestivum cultivar Chinese Spring unplaced genomic scaffold, IWGSC CS RefSeq v2.1 scaffold257199, whole genome shotgun sequence and contains:
- the LOC123177163 gene encoding pentatricopeptide repeat-containing protein At5g08510; its protein translation is MPRGDTAVSNALLSAYARAGLLDAAEKLFGEMPDRNVVSWTAMVSGYVQNGRHEEAVGAFLEMWEGAGVQPNELTVSSVLPACAAVGAMELGRKVEEYARGKGHLVNVYVANALLEMYAKCGSIQRAWQVFQGIGRRRDLCSSNSMIMAFALHGSWREALALFHKLRMTGAKPDGITFVGVILACTHGGLVDEGKLLFNSMEAEFSLTPRIEHYGCMVDLLGRAGLLNEAYSMIVSMPVEPDAVIWGALLGACSFHGNVELAETAVNKLIFLEPQNTGNLVILSNIYASSGKWDGVAQVWKLLKEKDHKKSAGYSFIELDGRMHKFLVEDKSHPRFVEVYSTLDSVTMLMKLVGLENEEEAEQLFLSPVEI